One window from the genome of Rufibacter tibetensis encodes:
- a CDS encoding VapE domain-containing protein, whose product MKEDFDTEDSKWTKHTISSITTPDTKNTIELIEEFLKRNHEFRHNTVSGQLEFRKKGESHFAPLIDRDENNFWRAIQKDKKLEYADATCSLSTLRSILYSGFSKEYDPLKEYFTSLTQWDKTTDYITLLANTVKTDNDQLFHRFLKKWLVAVVASIMEPATVNQTVLVFSGKQGIGKTSWILKLAPEHLRNYVYSGSINLNNKDTLIYLASCLLINLDELENMNSTEIGALKETITKPQVKLRRVYARNAEDMPRRASFAGSVNSSHFLNDSTGSRRFLCFEALKIDYQHQVDLNKVYAQAYALYQEGFKHWLDDAEIKELEANNSKFQRTTVEEELVLEEFTPAGEGDSECLFYTTTQIANHLTKKVNTFAVTNASKQRLGKALKKHGFKTYKKGGIQKYALSLKQPGTSTNPETISG is encoded by the coding sequence ATGAAAGAAGATTTTGACACTGAGGATTCCAAGTGGACCAAACATACTATATCCTCAATAACCACCCCTGATACCAAAAACACAATAGAACTGATAGAGGAATTCTTAAAAAGGAACCATGAGTTCAGGCATAACACAGTTTCTGGGCAGTTGGAGTTCAGAAAAAAGGGTGAAAGCCACTTCGCACCTCTCATTGATCGCGACGAGAATAACTTTTGGCGCGCTATCCAGAAAGATAAGAAGCTGGAGTATGCAGACGCTACTTGTAGCCTATCCACACTCAGGTCAATACTTTACTCTGGCTTCAGCAAAGAGTATGACCCATTGAAAGAATACTTTACCAGTCTAACCCAATGGGATAAAACCACAGATTATATTACTCTGCTAGCCAATACAGTCAAGACTGACAATGACCAGCTTTTCCATCGCTTCCTTAAAAAGTGGTTGGTTGCTGTCGTTGCCTCCATCATGGAGCCTGCTACTGTGAACCAAACTGTGCTTGTGTTCTCAGGAAAACAAGGGATAGGGAAAACTAGCTGGATACTAAAACTAGCACCAGAGCACCTGAGGAACTACGTATACTCTGGGTCCATCAACCTCAACAACAAAGACACTTTGATTTACCTTGCGTCCTGTTTGCTCATAAACCTGGATGAACTTGAGAACATGAACAGTACTGAGATTGGGGCGCTGAAAGAGACCATCACCAAACCACAGGTCAAACTTCGTCGTGTCTACGCTCGCAATGCAGAGGATATGCCAAGAAGGGCTTCCTTCGCAGGATCAGTAAACTCCAGCCACTTTCTCAATGACAGTACTGGATCACGCAGGTTCCTTTGTTTTGAAGCGTTGAAGATTGATTACCAGCATCAGGTTGACTTAAATAAAGTATATGCCCAGGCCTACGCACTATATCAGGAGGGCTTTAAACATTGGCTAGATGATGCTGAAATCAAAGAACTGGAGGCTAACAATAGCAAGTTCCAGCGCACAACTGTTGAGGAAGAACTTGTATTGGAGGAGTTTACACCAGCAGGGGAAGGAGATTCTGAATGTTTATTCTACACGACAACCCAAATTGCTAATCATTTAACTAAGAAGGTAAACACCTTCGCAGTTACTAATGCCTCAAAGCAGCGTCTAGGAAAGGCTTTGAAGAAGCATGGGTTTAAAACCTACAAGAAGGGTGGTATACAAAAGTACGCTCTATCCTTGAAGCAGCCAGGTACCAGTACTAACCCAGAAACAATCTCAGGGTAG